In Amaranthus tricolor cultivar Red isolate AtriRed21 chromosome 5, ASM2621246v1, whole genome shotgun sequence, a genomic segment contains:
- the LOC130814089 gene encoding L-type lectin-domain containing receptor kinase IV.1-like, whose product MKEFITEISSMRRLSHRNLVQLLGYCRRKGELLLVYEYMPNGSLDNFLFSKDDKTNLSWFLRFKIIKGVASALLYLHEEWEQVVLHRDVKASNALLDAEMNARLGDFGLVRLYDHNNDPRTTLVVGTIGYIAPEVSRTQKPTTSTDVFSFGMFLLEVGCGRRPIGKQYENEAEEFFLSDWVYDCWKNGEILRASDPKMGGDYQEKEMELVLKLGIVCLHPKTEERPTMRQVVQMLDECATLPDIPCEYDVESGYFFGECWRRASSLSTSSGIVGCNLMASTNSVLQHRRS is encoded by the coding sequence ATGAAAGAGTTTATCACGGAGATTTCAAGTATGAGAAGGCTAAGCCATCGAAACTTGGTACAACTCCTCGGCTATTGTAGAAGAAAAGGAGAGCTTCTTTTGGTGTATGAGTATATGCCTAATGGGAGCCTTGACAACTTCCTCTTTAGCAAAGACGACAAAACGAATCTAAGTTGGTTCTTAAGATTTAAGATCATAAAGGGGGTGGCATCTGCACTTCTGTACCTACACGAGGAATGGGAACAGGTCGTTCTCCATCGAGATGTGAAGGCAAGCAACGCCCTATTAGATGCTGAGATGAATGCAAGGCTTGGTGATTTTGGGCTTGTTAGACTTTATGATCATAATAATGATCCTCGTACCACCCTTGTAGTGGGAACCATTGGATATATTGCACCGGAGGTAAGCAGAACGCAGAAACCTACGACCAGTACTGATGTTTTTTCTTTCGGAATGTTCTTACTTGAGGTGGGTTGTGGAAGGAGGCCTATCGGAAAACAGTATGAAAATGAAGCAGAGGAATTTTTCTTGAGTGATTGGGTTTATGATTGTTGGAAGAATGGCGAGATTCTTAGGGCAAGCGATCCAAAGATGGGAGGAGATTATCAAGAAAAGGAAATGGAGCTTGTGTTGAAGTTGGGAATTGTGTGTTTGCATCCAAAAACAGAAGAAAGGCCAACAATGAGGCAGGTAGTGCAGATGCTAGATGAGTGTGCAACTTTACCTGATATTCCTTGTGAATATGATGTTGAAAGTGGTTATTTCTTTGGTGAGTGTTGGAGAAGAGCCAGTTCATTATCAACATCATCTGGAATTGTTGGTTGTAATCTCATGGCTAGTACAAATTCAGTCCTCCAACATCGCCGCTCATAA